Proteins from one Candidatus Sulfotelmatobacter sp. genomic window:
- a CDS encoding carbonic anhydrase: MATDPPAALDVPPGPPADALQKLTTGNVRFQGGRATRRYPDYQGPYAEKQHPYAAVLACADSRVAPESVFDEGLDKLFVCRVAGNTADDVVIGSLEYAVTALGVSLVAVVGHSACGACDATLDSLNAGVLPGGSLGSVVRAILPATAHLDRRLPPDQQLRALIASNAQLTATTLSMNPVLRAARQARTLGVVWGVQDLRSGLVSWGPTPAG, encoded by the coding sequence ATGGCAACGGATCCGCCTGCCGCCCTCGACGTCCCGCCGGGCCCCCCGGCGGACGCTCTGCAAAAGCTCACGACGGGCAACGTGCGGTTCCAGGGTGGCCGCGCGACCCGCCGCTACCCCGACTATCAGGGGCCGTACGCGGAGAAGCAGCACCCGTACGCGGCCGTCCTCGCCTGCGCCGACTCGCGTGTCGCCCCGGAGAGCGTCTTCGACGAAGGGCTGGACAAGCTGTTCGTCTGCCGCGTCGCCGGCAACACCGCCGACGACGTCGTGATCGGGTCGCTCGAGTACGCCGTGACCGCCCTGGGCGTCTCCCTGGTCGCGGTGGTCGGTCACAGCGCCTGCGGCGCCTGCGACGCGACGCTGGACAGCCTCAACGCGGGCGTCCTTCCCGGAGGGAGCCTGGGATCGGTCGTCCGGGCGATCTTGCCGGCGACGGCCCACCTCGACCGGCGCCTCCCGCCCGACCAGCAGCTCCGGGCGCTGATCGCGTCCAATGCGCAGCTCACGGCGACCACCCTGTCCATGAATCCCGTCCTGCGCGCCGCCCGGCAGGCGCGCACGCTCGGGGTCGTCTGGGGCGTCCAGGACCTGCGCAGCGGCCTCGTGAGCTGGGGCCCTACCCCGGCGGGTTGA